GTGAACTCTTGGAAAATGGGGAGCGGCCCAACCGGACTATCGCTCTCGACGCGAGAGATGGCCACATAAAAATCATGGACCCCTCACGGAACTTCACGACGCGCCTCACGTACGTTTTTGAGCGCTGCTTTGACTCGGCCGAGGCCGGACCAGGAGCGGACCAGGAGGAAGTATACACGCATGTTGGTCGTACAGTTCTAAACAACACGGTGGATGGTTACAACGGTTGCATTTTGGCGTATGGACAAACGGGGACTGGTAAAACATACACCATGCTGGGGCCAAGGGACGTAGTGACTAGTGGGAGGTTATATCGGGAAGAGCTGGCACAGCAaagctcctctttttctagTATCACTAAGTTGAAGCTATGCTCGCCCTCACCCTCCTGCTCAGGCCAGATGAAAGGCATAGATGAGAGTGCCTTTCTGGAACTCTCATTGGGTGGAGATAGTTTTTCGACGACGGAAGAAGGTATTATTCCTCGCTTTGCACGTGACCTCTTCAACTCCCTTCGACAAAAGCAGAGAGAAGACAGTTCGTACTCCTACCGCGTGGAAATGGAGTTCTATGAAATTTATAACGAAAAAGTCTTTGATCTCATCTCAGGTGGGCACTCTACAAATGACCTTCGGGTAAGGCACCAGACCGTACGGGGTGTTTTTGTGGAAGGTCTGGACCGGAAGCCAATAGCAGCAGAGGAAGATTTATTGTTCTGGATGTACCGGGGAAGCATTGAGCGTCATACCGCTTCCACTAAAATGAATGatcgcagcagccgcagtcACGCCATCCTTTCCATTCACGTTGTACAAATGACActtgatgaaaataataatactaaccGCGTCAGTAGTAAGCTCAATCTGGTTGATCTTGCTGGATCGGAGCGTATTGGCGCTAGTGGGGTGGAGGGTTTGCACTTCAAGGAATCCACGAAGATTAACTTGTCGCTCACGGCACTGGGTCGAGTCATTGATTGTCTAGCTGATGCTTCAACGGGTAAACCGAGCGCATTCTGTCCGTACCGTGAATCCAACCTCACATGGCTACTGATGGATTCGTTGGGCGGAAACAGCAAGACATCGATGGTGGCTACCGTTTCCCCGTGCGTGGAGCACTACGAAGTGACATGTCAAACACTGCGTTATGCCTCTCGTGCGAAGCAGATCGTCAACGTTGCCGTCGTGAATGAAGACCCACAGGTACGCCAGATCAAGAAGCTCACTGCCGAAGTGTCGAGACTAAAGCAGCTACTGAACAATCAGTCTATTTGTGACTATAGCAATGAAGAAGTTGAACGGTTGCGCCAGCGAGTGGTGCAACTTCAGCAGGAGGCGGTTGAACGTGACTTCATGTTGGAGACGTTTCGCGAAGAGTTGAACGACAAAACTAGTTTGATGAATCACCATCGCAACGGAAGTGTCACCCTTTGCAAACACAACGCTAATGgtaaacaacaccaacagggGGGAGAGACGATGACCAAGGATGAGGTTAACAGCCCACACCTGATGCAAAGgacgaagggaaaggagtCAACAGGGGGTGCAGCAACCGGTGATTGTGGGGGAAAACAGAGTTCTCGGTCAGTAAATCCGTATCTCAATGCCAGGACGTTACAGCAGCTGAAGTACCTTCGAATTGAGGCCGATCAAGACTACGGTACACTGATAGCTACGCTGGCGCGGTGTGCATTCGACGCTACAATGAATTACGAATGCACGTTGCAGAAAAACATCATGATGATAAACTCTCATAGTCATGCCTTGCGAGAAAACGTGCAAAAGATGGAGTCCAAGGAATGGTTGGTACTTGCTTCCATTGGAGATAGGCTTCTTTCCGAGTTCGCTAAGGCATGCGGAAAGCATGCGAGCACCCCAAGGCACCACGAAACGGTGAAACCCAAGGGACTGAAGACCCCTGAAGTTGAAGTCCAGGATAAGGATAGGGATAAGGCACGAATGGAAATAAACAGGCTGCGAGAGCGGCTGTATGATGCCATGGTGGAAAACGATGGGCTCAAAGAGCGTTGTGAGGCGTTGGAAAAGGAAGCGCACAACTTCtccaaaatggaaagaacTCTAAAGCAAAAGTTAGCTACTCTGCAGGCTGAACTAGATGGGGCCGGTCCTAAGGTGATTGCATGGGCAACAAACACCATGAAGGCGGAACCAGGGTTGACACCGAGAACTGCTGTGAATACCACCAGGGAAAATCACGACTGTCCCAAAGAGGGGCGGAGGATGTCACCTCTACTCCCCAGCGCGAGATGTGTCCAAGCACGCAAGGTAAAACACAGTCCCCGTCAAAAGGAGGTTGGAACCACTCGTCGTGTtgcagaaaaaaatgggacCGAAGCGCAGCTTGAAAACAGTGTATGTTCCCTCTCTGTTCCAGTGTTGAACCTCCGTCAGATCAGCGCAGCAGCTTTTCTCAGGTCTGCGATTGACTCTCACCACGATGCGCTGCTTGATCTTCTGATGGATAAGTTCCGCTTGGTCGGCAACCTGTACGAACAATATGCTAAGAGCTTTCTCGGAAAAAACCCTTTAACTGGGAGCAACGGAAAAAGCGAATGCCCTGAAAAAGAGCTGACGCTTGCAGAAGAACGATTGCCAAGCAAAAAAGTCCCAAAAAGGTCTGTCGAGgtgcagaaaaaaagtaaggtcGCGAGTGATATGATTTCATCCAGGGGGCGTGGTCGGGGCGGAGTTTTAACGGGAGATGATGCGCTATGCAGGGAGTCAACCGTTACCTTGCACAGTCCCAGGGGCGCAGAGAATGCTAAGGGGTTGCAACGACGCTGTCATCAAAAAGCGCAAGCTACGACAGTCCGAAAGACATCCAGAAGAACTCttggaagcagcagcgataCCTTTTTACCTGACTGCGAGGAAGAAGTCACCTTTTTGAAGGAACAGTTTACCAGGAGGGAATCTGGGATTAAAAAGGAGCATCAGTCGGTTGTCAGGGAGCTGCAAAACAACTTAGCTGAGGCAGTGAAAAGAGCGGCCCAGGAATATAAACAACTCTTGGATCAATCtagcaacgaaaagaagcagTTGAACGAGCAACTTGCCAAGTATGGATCAattgcggctgctgctgagaAGACTAAGGAAAGTGTCTCCGAACAAACGCGTTTGTTCAGGGAGCAATGTAGCGGACGAACTGCAATTGAGATCGAACAGATGGAGGTTTGGGCATCCACAGTGGCGAGCAGCGTAGCGAGTATTTACCGTCTACGAAAGGAACAGGAAAGTGTTGCTGCCGCAAAGGAACGGCAACAAC
The genomic region above belongs to Trypanosoma brucei brucei TREU927 chromosome 10, whole genome shotgun sequence and contains:
- a CDS encoding kinesin, putative (ungrouped kinesin (curated by B. Wickstead, Univ. of Oxford)), coding for MVRLDPSASTASSMTTTTATSALDVSLTEQDTSRSNGGAQDSAMRVYVRIRPFTASELLENGERPNRTIALDARDGHIKIMDPSRNFTTRLTYVFERCFDSAEAGPGADQEEVYTHVGRTVLNNTVDGYNGCILAYGQTGTGKTYTMLGPRDVVTSGRLYREELAQQSSSFSSITKLKLCSPSPSCSGQMKGIDESAFLELSLGGDSFSTTEEGIIPRFARDLFNSLRQKQREDSSYSYRVEMEFYEIYNEKVFDLISGGHSTNDLRVRHQTVRGVFVEGLDRKPIAAEEDLLFWMYRGSIERHTASTKMNDRSSRSHAILSIHVVQMTLDENNNTNRVSSKLNLVDLAGSERIGASGVEGLHFKESTKINLSLTALGRVIDCLADASTGKPSAFCPYRESNLTWLLMDSLGGNSKTSMVATVSPCVEHYEVTCQTLRYASRAKQIVNVAVVNEDPQVRQIKKLTAEVSRLKQLLNNQSICDYSNEEVERLRQRVVQLQQEAVERDFMLETFREELNDKTSLMNHHRNGSVTLCKHNANGKQHQQGGETMTKDEVNSPHLMQRTKGKESTGGAATGDCGGKQSSRSVNPYLNARTLQQLKYLRIEADQDYGTLIATLARCAFDATMNYECTLQKNIMMINSHSHALRENVQKMESKEWLVLASIGDRLLSEFAKACGKHASTPRHHETVKPKGLKTPEVEVQDKDRDKARMEINRLRERLYDAMVENDGLKERCEALEKEAHNFSKMERTLKQKLATLQAELDGAGPKVIAWATNTMKAEPGLTPRTAVNTTRENHDCPKEGRRMSPLLPSARCVQARKVKHSPRQKEVGTTRRVAEKNGTEAQLENSVCSLSVPVLNLRQISAAAFLRSAIDSHHDALLDLLMDKFRLVGNLYEQYAKSFLGKNPLTGSNGKSECPEKELTLAEERLPSKKVPKRSVEVQKKSKVASDMISSRGRGRGGVLTGDDALCRESTVTLHSPRGAENAKGLQRRCHQKAQATTVRKTSRRTLGSSSDTFLPDCEEEVTFLKEQFTRRESGIKKEHQSVVRELQNNLAEAVKRAAQEYKQLLDQSSNEKKQLNEQLAKYGSIAAAAEKTKESVSEQTRLFREQCSGRTAIEIEQMEVWASTVASSVASIYRLRKEQESVAAAKERQQLINQAACDKAELTCSLRHRTEVLLEWVSGREVLLCEEERTRAHLVLRFREQGIASGCCAELSTMLVESHKLLTEHCVVEHQVFIEGVTPICNAFLGASNALAKEKSHVMQLQGQVRSAVMGQCRQQLLQCREDEISAREAILASQDSEAAVIKDALRRIGGAIVINQKFVTDLRNRLNTAQTEQHRHQLRGCLEYEANSRNTILAAQKDGVATIRFAFEQAHLALEQKQYQTTRLNAELDCSKNNNHLQGVRVCLDSETDARDHLVAYQQGEWQVLELCFNTGRKMLMDNARYLCGLLDTANTSLAAAVVRAPKSALGAVFLFEQHERFVLEELNAHTTCLQDAHRELSVLLSTSQVQRECDVTLTALENYYSEELARTEKENKELKANIQILRENLDFQASLDQLQAEIEGDGPAGLGSGGGSEGDPLSLTQHREGLGISGLISNFFTRVGYVRKDGLPRDFSPRMMMSHTSSEEDFGAMSDAAARFGYTPVKDGRNRRNSMQSIVGSALFPPNHDSTPLRDDDASIQ